A region of Solanum dulcamara chromosome 7, daSolDulc1.2, whole genome shotgun sequence DNA encodes the following proteins:
- the LOC129894215 gene encoding uncharacterized protein LOC129894215 isoform X1: MSDMSNQMTTKVRFVRCPKCQLVLPELPDIPVYKCGGCGTVLQAKNRKRAPTKNNVLDQNEISSASEEACPPSKGDSSLNEWRKLDQGGAGDCNKELPRQLNSTELSSSSGISCLENEDSLSKSAVHKGDKHSCSLDEKKEQYENESRDHHQFAGGENFSNRLASSDQLTCPELGSPIVEAKEDAEGSAIEEREKLELDSDTGCPIHETEQDMEGLALEVTEQLELDEDNFLVDDCTVNDQNRSGVNHKSNSLDENSTYSGCVVHRDEVSTGSGAHDDGIERKYLVEQIIGRGQNDFQGDNAESSENVRYTKETSLSTELARDFEKQSSVCSDMYQSILNESIISDTLMTTDHEQFDQFHKEIPSGFDRISSMDTLENQPLNICRSEPPVNLRNMIRSPTHRSYYAYDGSASSCDGDDHIPDQYHHQPVRKFKEAYPVSPREFLLDGRSRVNHTISGESKIVQRTMNSSTALLGRSHQATEGSNWSREEWPQSRKRGQASGGRITSDKDEHATAFPFISTGSHAGHKHGNSSNYRKNMTHTHRSSLLPPRIPSDSEPDKIQLLRMVYELEDQLRQTRITKRMANGRFSAEVMRDEEYNPSYYDQSLEDGEVSGDLTYSRYPVRCSCEKGWPQQLKSSRIPFSAEASHYRHQADCLCSHCSPRVRRFSEQLHPSVYYNNGRGVACSSCNCCNHLQSDSSSPQHYSSSEYSRWDRDTKSDDRRHKDHEMKKLYLREKYSKMRHLRPVAGGAPIISCYYCNELLQLPADFLLFKRRCHQLRCNACRKVLKFSLQNQIHVVPFHAEALAPPPSEVDDNTGANDQQNLAYEYHLNSCPRTERISCSDDLGPSFCRSVSTEGESSLPPIQPLGRTSFNRELSSSSSSAPTKDRKMKSVMREPRMGTFGSPEPSAKMSKWGKVSSSEIEEVRPNGGSPLHRLMGYNSASEVIHW; encoded by the exons ATGAGTGACATGAGTAATCAAATGACCACTAAAGTTCGGTTTGTTAGATGTCCCAAATGCCAATTGGTTCTTCCCGAGTTACCAGACATTCCTGTCTACAAGTGTGGGGGGTGTGGCACAGttctccaag CTAAGAATAGGAAAAGAGCTCCTACAAAGAACAACGTACTTGATCAGAATGAAATAAGCAGCGCAAGTGAAGAAGCTTGTCCTCCTTCGAAAGGAGATTCTTCACTGAACGAATGGAGGAAGTTAGATCAAGGGGGCGCTGGAGACTGTAACAAGGAGCTACCTCGACAGTTAAATTCCACTGAGCTTTCAAGCTCTTCTGGGATTAGCTGCCTTGAGAATGAAGATTCTTTATCCAAATCTGCAGTACATAAAGGAGATAAACACAGTTGTTCTttggatgaaaagaaagaacaatATGAAAATGAATCTCGGGATCACCACCAGTTCGCAGGAGGAGAAAACTTCTCCAATAGACTTGCTAGCTCAGATCAACTTACTTGTCCTGAATTGGGAAGTCCAATTGTTGAAGCCAAAGAAGATGCGGAAGGCTCAGCTattgaagagagagagaaactgGAGCTGGATAGTGACACTGGATGTCCAATCCATGAAACTGAACAAGATATGGAAGGTTTAGCCCTTGAAGTGACAGAACAACTGGAACTGGATGAAGACAACTTCCTTGTGGATGACTGCACTGTAAATGATCAAAATAGAAGTGGAGTTAATCATAAGAGTAACTCCCTTGATGAGAATTCTACTTACTCTGGATGTGTCGTTCACAGAGATGAAGTATCTACTGGAAGTGGGGCACATGATGATGgaattgaaagaaaatatcTTGTGGAACAAATCATTGGAAGGGGacaaaatgatttccaaggtgACAATGCAGAATCTTCTGAAAATGTAAGATACACCAAGGAAACCTCTTTATCTACTGAGTTAGCCCGTGACTTTGAGAAGCAGTCATCTGTATGCTCTGACATGTACCAAAGTATTTTGAATGAAAGCATCATATCAGACACTTTGATGACTACTGATCATGAGCAATTTGACCAATTTCATAAAGAGATCCCCTCAGGTTTTGACCGTATAAGCTCTATGGATACGTTAGAAAATCAACCACTAAATATTTGTCGATCTGAGCCTCCTGTTAATCTCAGGAATATGATCAGATCTCCCACACACAGAAGTTACTATGCCTATGATGGCAGTGCATCTTCATGTGATGGGGATGATCATATCCCTGATCAGTACCATCACCAACCTGTAAGAAAGTTCAAGGAAGCATACCCTGTCAGCCCCAGAGAGTTTCTTTTGGATGGTAGAAGCCGAGTAAACCACACAATAAGCGGTGAGTCAAAGATAGTTCAGCGAACAATGAATTCTTCCACAGCATTACTAGGAAGGAGTCATCAAGCTACAGAAGGCAGCAACTGGAGTCGTGAGGAATGGCCTCAGTCTAGAAAACGTGGTCAGGCCTCTGGAGGTAGAATAACATCGGACAAGGATGAGCATGCCACAGCATTTCCGTTTATTTCAACAGGTTCTCATGCAGGACATAAGCATGGAAACTCTTCAAATTATCGGAAAAATATGACCCACACCCACCGTTCTAGTCTCCTTCCACCCAGAATTCCCTCAGATTCAGAACCAGACAAAATACAATTGTTGAGAATGGTGTATGAACTTGAAGATCAATTGCGCCAGACACGTATCACTAAAAGGATGGCCAATGGACGGTTTTCTGCAGAGGTAATGAGGGATGAAGAGTATAACCCCTCATACTATGATCAGTCTTTGGAAGACGGTGAAGTAAGTGGTGATTTGACCTATTCTAGATATCCTGTAAGATGCAGTTGTGAAAAAGGCTGGCCGCAACAACTTAAAAGCTCAAGAATACCTTTTTCTGCAGAGGCTTCACATTACAGGCACCAAGCTGATTGCCTGTGTTCGCATTGCTCCCCTAGAGTCCGGCGTTTTTCAGAGCAGCTGCATCCTTCAGTTTACTATAACAATGGCCGTGGGGTTGCCTGTTCCAGCTGTAACTGTTGCAATCACCTCCAGTCTGATTCTTCAAGTCCTCAGCATTACTCAAGCTCTGAGTATTCTCGATGGGACCGTGATACAAAATCTGATGATAGGAGGCACAAAGATCATGAGATGAAGAAACTGTATCTGCGagaaaaatactcaaaaatgcGGCATCTCCGACCAGTAGCTGGTGGAGCACCAATAATTTCTTGTTACTACTGCAACGAACTTCTACAGCTGCCTGCAGactttcttcttttcaaaaGGAGATGCCATCAGCTTAGATGCAATGCTTGTAGAAAGGTGCTGaagttttctctccaaaacCAGATACATGTAGTCCCATTCCATGCAGAGGCTTTAGCTCCTCCACCAAGTGAGGTTGATGACAACACTGGTGCCAATGATCAACAGAATCTGGCATATGAATATCATCTTAATTCTTGTCCCCGTACTGAACGAATATCGTGCTCTGATGATTTGGGACCATCTTTCTGCAGAAGCGTCTCTACTGAAGGGGAGTCTTCACTACCTCCAATTCAACCTCTTGGAAGGACATCTTTTAACAGAGAGTTATCCTCTAGTAGTTCTTCTGCTCCCACAAAAGATAGAAAAATGAAATCTGTTATGAGGGAACCTCGTATGGGGACCTTTGGATCACCAGAGCCTTCGGCTAAGATGTCCAAGTGGGGAAAAGTATCATCTTCAGAAATTGAGGAAGTACGACCAAACGGAGGCTCTCCTCTTCATCGTCTTATGGGTTATAATTCGGCAAGTGAAGTGATACATTGGTGA
- the LOC129894286 gene encoding uncharacterized aarF domain-containing protein kinase At5g05200, chloroplastic isoform X2 — MAAYHYSLTLSCQLLDQETFLIGIGTMFCEFLLVIHRHRIYLLLVFKTANSSTGLPTQLQLGLLSPLYLRKLFERMGATYIKLGQFIASAPTLFPPEYVQEFQYCFDRAPAVRFEQIQTILCEELGRPIDTVFEYVDPTPVASASIAQVHGARIRGTGEDVVIKVLKPGIEDILVADLNFIYIAARILEFLSPDLSRASLVAIVKDIRESMLEEVDFNKEATNIESFRSYLVAMGLTRQATAPKVYRQYSTKRVLTMERLYGVPLTDLDSIKSLVSSPETSLITALNVWFGSLLACESFHADVHAGNLWQLRDGRIGFLDFGIVGRISPKTWAAMEVFLQSIAIEDYESMASALIDMGATGKDVDSKAFARDLGKIFLSIQGLDTEIIVAAARDSSTNATTVAANVAFDERQMNALFLDVVRVSESYGLKFPREFALLMKQLLYFDRYTRLLAPNMNMYRDQRIKLVSNQRRRNIYQ, encoded by the exons aCGGCAAACTCATCCACGGGACTACCAACTCAGCTGCAGCTTGGGCTATTATCTCCCTTATATTTGAGGAAATTGTTTGAACGCATGGGTGCAACTTATATCAAATTAGGTCAG TTTATTGCATCCGCACCCACATTGTTTCCACCAGAGTATGTTCAAGAATTCCAGTACTGTTTTGACAGGGCTCCTGCAGTTCGTTTTGAACAGATCCAAACAATCTTGTGTGAGGAACTAGGCAGACCAATTGATACCGTGTTTGAATATGTTGATCCCACACCAGTTGCCTCTGCATCAATTGCTCAG GTGCATGGTGCAAGAATAAGAGGCACAGGAGAGGATGTAGTGATAAAGGTTTTGAAACCTGGAATAGAAGATATTTTGGTAGCAGATCTGAACTTTATTTACATTGCAGCACGTATCCTGGAGTTTTTGAGTCCTGATCTAAGCCGTGCATCTCTG GTTGCTATTGTCAAAGACATACGAGAATCAATGCTAGAAGAAGTTGACTTCAACAAGGAGGCTACGAACATTGAGTCATTTAGGAGCTATTTAGTAGCCATGGGACTTACTAGGCAGGCCACTGCTCCAAAAGTCTACCGTCAATACAGTACTAAGCGTGTTCTGACTATGGAGAGGCTATATGGAGTACCTTTGACAGACTTAGACTCTATTAAGTCACTGGTTTCCAGTCCTGAGACCAGTCTTATTACTGCCCTGAATGTTTG GTTTGGAAGTTTGCTCGCCTGTGAATCTTTCCATGCTGATGTACACGCTGGCAATTTGTGGCAACTACGTGATGGACGTATTGGGTTCCTTGACTTCG GAATTGTTGGTCGTATATCTCCAAAGACATGGGCTGCTATGGAAGTGTTTCTGCAATCTATAGCAATTGAAGATTATGAGTCGATGGCATCTGCTCTAATTGACATGGGTGCTACTGGAAAGGATGTGGACTCAAAGGCTTTTGCAAGGGACTTggggaaaatatttttatcaattcAG GGTTTAGATACAGAAATCATTGTTGCTGCTGCCAGGGACTCGAGTACAAATGCTACAACTGTTGCTGCCAATGTAGCATTTGATGAGAGACAGATGAATGCACTATTTCTGGATGTG GTTAGAGTTAGTGAATCTTACGGATTGAAATTTCCTCGGGAGTTTGCACTTCTGATGAAGCAACTTCTCTACTTTGACCGCTACACCAGACTGTTAGCTCCAAACATGAACATGTATCGAGATCAGAGGATCAAGCTTGTCTCTAATCAAAGACGAAGGAACATATATCAATGA
- the LOC129894215 gene encoding uncharacterized protein LOC129894215 isoform X2 produces MAKNRKRAPTKNNVLDQNEISSASEEACPPSKGDSSLNEWRKLDQGGAGDCNKELPRQLNSTELSSSSGISCLENEDSLSKSAVHKGDKHSCSLDEKKEQYENESRDHHQFAGGENFSNRLASSDQLTCPELGSPIVEAKEDAEGSAIEEREKLELDSDTGCPIHETEQDMEGLALEVTEQLELDEDNFLVDDCTVNDQNRSGVNHKSNSLDENSTYSGCVVHRDEVSTGSGAHDDGIERKYLVEQIIGRGQNDFQGDNAESSENVRYTKETSLSTELARDFEKQSSVCSDMYQSILNESIISDTLMTTDHEQFDQFHKEIPSGFDRISSMDTLENQPLNICRSEPPVNLRNMIRSPTHRSYYAYDGSASSCDGDDHIPDQYHHQPVRKFKEAYPVSPREFLLDGRSRVNHTISGESKIVQRTMNSSTALLGRSHQATEGSNWSREEWPQSRKRGQASGGRITSDKDEHATAFPFISTGSHAGHKHGNSSNYRKNMTHTHRSSLLPPRIPSDSEPDKIQLLRMVYELEDQLRQTRITKRMANGRFSAEVMRDEEYNPSYYDQSLEDGEVSGDLTYSRYPVRCSCEKGWPQQLKSSRIPFSAEASHYRHQADCLCSHCSPRVRRFSEQLHPSVYYNNGRGVACSSCNCCNHLQSDSSSPQHYSSSEYSRWDRDTKSDDRRHKDHEMKKLYLREKYSKMRHLRPVAGGAPIISCYYCNELLQLPADFLLFKRRCHQLRCNACRKVLKFSLQNQIHVVPFHAEALAPPPSEVDDNTGANDQQNLAYEYHLNSCPRTERISCSDDLGPSFCRSVSTEGESSLPPIQPLGRTSFNRELSSSSSSAPTKDRKMKSVMREPRMGTFGSPEPSAKMSKWGKVSSSEIEEVRPNGGSPLHRLMGYNSASEVIHW; encoded by the exons ATGG CTAAGAATAGGAAAAGAGCTCCTACAAAGAACAACGTACTTGATCAGAATGAAATAAGCAGCGCAAGTGAAGAAGCTTGTCCTCCTTCGAAAGGAGATTCTTCACTGAACGAATGGAGGAAGTTAGATCAAGGGGGCGCTGGAGACTGTAACAAGGAGCTACCTCGACAGTTAAATTCCACTGAGCTTTCAAGCTCTTCTGGGATTAGCTGCCTTGAGAATGAAGATTCTTTATCCAAATCTGCAGTACATAAAGGAGATAAACACAGTTGTTCTttggatgaaaagaaagaacaatATGAAAATGAATCTCGGGATCACCACCAGTTCGCAGGAGGAGAAAACTTCTCCAATAGACTTGCTAGCTCAGATCAACTTACTTGTCCTGAATTGGGAAGTCCAATTGTTGAAGCCAAAGAAGATGCGGAAGGCTCAGCTattgaagagagagagaaactgGAGCTGGATAGTGACACTGGATGTCCAATCCATGAAACTGAACAAGATATGGAAGGTTTAGCCCTTGAAGTGACAGAACAACTGGAACTGGATGAAGACAACTTCCTTGTGGATGACTGCACTGTAAATGATCAAAATAGAAGTGGAGTTAATCATAAGAGTAACTCCCTTGATGAGAATTCTACTTACTCTGGATGTGTCGTTCACAGAGATGAAGTATCTACTGGAAGTGGGGCACATGATGATGgaattgaaagaaaatatcTTGTGGAACAAATCATTGGAAGGGGacaaaatgatttccaaggtgACAATGCAGAATCTTCTGAAAATGTAAGATACACCAAGGAAACCTCTTTATCTACTGAGTTAGCCCGTGACTTTGAGAAGCAGTCATCTGTATGCTCTGACATGTACCAAAGTATTTTGAATGAAAGCATCATATCAGACACTTTGATGACTACTGATCATGAGCAATTTGACCAATTTCATAAAGAGATCCCCTCAGGTTTTGACCGTATAAGCTCTATGGATACGTTAGAAAATCAACCACTAAATATTTGTCGATCTGAGCCTCCTGTTAATCTCAGGAATATGATCAGATCTCCCACACACAGAAGTTACTATGCCTATGATGGCAGTGCATCTTCATGTGATGGGGATGATCATATCCCTGATCAGTACCATCACCAACCTGTAAGAAAGTTCAAGGAAGCATACCCTGTCAGCCCCAGAGAGTTTCTTTTGGATGGTAGAAGCCGAGTAAACCACACAATAAGCGGTGAGTCAAAGATAGTTCAGCGAACAATGAATTCTTCCACAGCATTACTAGGAAGGAGTCATCAAGCTACAGAAGGCAGCAACTGGAGTCGTGAGGAATGGCCTCAGTCTAGAAAACGTGGTCAGGCCTCTGGAGGTAGAATAACATCGGACAAGGATGAGCATGCCACAGCATTTCCGTTTATTTCAACAGGTTCTCATGCAGGACATAAGCATGGAAACTCTTCAAATTATCGGAAAAATATGACCCACACCCACCGTTCTAGTCTCCTTCCACCCAGAATTCCCTCAGATTCAGAACCAGACAAAATACAATTGTTGAGAATGGTGTATGAACTTGAAGATCAATTGCGCCAGACACGTATCACTAAAAGGATGGCCAATGGACGGTTTTCTGCAGAGGTAATGAGGGATGAAGAGTATAACCCCTCATACTATGATCAGTCTTTGGAAGACGGTGAAGTAAGTGGTGATTTGACCTATTCTAGATATCCTGTAAGATGCAGTTGTGAAAAAGGCTGGCCGCAACAACTTAAAAGCTCAAGAATACCTTTTTCTGCAGAGGCTTCACATTACAGGCACCAAGCTGATTGCCTGTGTTCGCATTGCTCCCCTAGAGTCCGGCGTTTTTCAGAGCAGCTGCATCCTTCAGTTTACTATAACAATGGCCGTGGGGTTGCCTGTTCCAGCTGTAACTGTTGCAATCACCTCCAGTCTGATTCTTCAAGTCCTCAGCATTACTCAAGCTCTGAGTATTCTCGATGGGACCGTGATACAAAATCTGATGATAGGAGGCACAAAGATCATGAGATGAAGAAACTGTATCTGCGagaaaaatactcaaaaatgcGGCATCTCCGACCAGTAGCTGGTGGAGCACCAATAATTTCTTGTTACTACTGCAACGAACTTCTACAGCTGCCTGCAGactttcttcttttcaaaaGGAGATGCCATCAGCTTAGATGCAATGCTTGTAGAAAGGTGCTGaagttttctctccaaaacCAGATACATGTAGTCCCATTCCATGCAGAGGCTTTAGCTCCTCCACCAAGTGAGGTTGATGACAACACTGGTGCCAATGATCAACAGAATCTGGCATATGAATATCATCTTAATTCTTGTCCCCGTACTGAACGAATATCGTGCTCTGATGATTTGGGACCATCTTTCTGCAGAAGCGTCTCTACTGAAGGGGAGTCTTCACTACCTCCAATTCAACCTCTTGGAAGGACATCTTTTAACAGAGAGTTATCCTCTAGTAGTTCTTCTGCTCCCACAAAAGATAGAAAAATGAAATCTGTTATGAGGGAACCTCGTATGGGGACCTTTGGATCACCAGAGCCTTCGGCTAAGATGTCCAAGTGGGGAAAAGTATCATCTTCAGAAATTGAGGAAGTACGACCAAACGGAGGCTCTCCTCTTCATCGTCTTATGGGTTATAATTCGGCAAGTGAAGTGATACATTGGTGA